From one Bordetella genomosp. 9 genomic stretch:
- a CDS encoding 4-carboxy-4-hydroxy-2-oxoadipate aldolase/oxaloacetate decarboxylase, with protein sequence MTYAVRNIQRADGALIKQLAAAGTATVHEAQGRSGLLQPYMRPIQTGVAIGGSAVTVLAHPGDNWMLHVAIELCQPGDVMVVACSAPNTDGMFGELLATSMQARGVVGLVIDAGCRDVQALKDMRFPVWSKAISAKGTIKATPGSVNLPVVCGGAMVSAGDVVVADDDGIVIVPRRRAAEVAQACDARLQKEALNRKRLAAGELGLDIYGMRDKLREAGLVYVDSENDLP encoded by the coding sequence ATGACTTACGCGGTACGGAATATCCAGCGCGCCGATGGCGCGCTCATCAAGCAGTTGGCGGCGGCGGGGACCGCGACGGTTCATGAGGCGCAGGGCCGCAGCGGGCTGCTGCAGCCTTACATGCGTCCCATCCAGACGGGCGTGGCGATCGGCGGCAGCGCGGTGACGGTGCTGGCCCATCCTGGCGACAACTGGATGCTGCACGTGGCCATCGAGCTGTGCCAGCCGGGCGACGTCATGGTCGTGGCCTGCAGCGCGCCGAATACCGACGGCATGTTCGGCGAATTGCTCGCCACGTCCATGCAGGCGCGCGGCGTCGTCGGCCTGGTGATCGATGCCGGCTGCCGCGACGTGCAGGCGTTGAAGGACATGCGCTTTCCGGTCTGGTCCAAGGCGATTTCCGCCAAGGGCACCATCAAGGCCACGCCCGGCTCGGTCAACCTGCCGGTGGTGTGCGGCGGCGCCATGGTATCGGCCGGCGACGTGGTGGTGGCCGATGATGACGGTATCGTGATCGTGCCGCGGCGCCGCGCGGCGGAAGTCGCGCAGGCTTGCGACGCGCGCCTGCAGAAGGAAGCCTTGAACCGCAAGCGCCTGGCCGCCGGCGAGCTGGGGCTGGACATCTACGGCATGCGCGATAAGCTGCGCGAAGCCGGCCTGGTGTACGTGGATAGCGAGAACGACCTGCCCTGA